One part of the Thermoanaerobacterium sp. CMT5567-10 genome encodes these proteins:
- a CDS encoding nitroreductase family protein, whose amino-acid sequence MKDLKEIFEERRSVNFFDKNKDLDEETLKKIIDLAVLTPSAFNLQPWEIIAVKSKEAKEKLYDVALKQPKILDAPVTLIMVGDKNGYKEDNPAWWYMKDVGMPDDKIQGSIDFAKNVLYNTDLKANNFAVRNTSFLCMSIMYAAKYYGVDSHAMIGFEEDKLKEAFGIPEDKVVVLLISLGYFDESKTLYPRLKRNGYEKIVKVV is encoded by the coding sequence ATGAAAGATTTGAAAGAAATATTTGAAGAAAGGCGTTCTGTCAACTTTTTTGACAAAAATAAGGATCTTGATGAGGAAACATTGAAAAAAATAATCGACTTAGCAGTGCTAACACCATCAGCATTTAACCTTCAACCGTGGGAAATAATCGCTGTGAAGTCAAAAGAAGCAAAGGAGAAGCTTTATGATGTCGCTTTAAAGCAGCCGAAAATTCTCGATGCACCTGTCACTCTAATTATGGTAGGAGATAAAAACGGTTATAAAGAAGATAATCCTGCGTGGTGGTATATGAAAGATGTAGGAATGCCTGATGACAAAATACAAGGAAGCATCGATTTTGCAAAAAATGTTCTGTACAATACAGATTTAAAAGCAAATAATTTTGCAGTAAGAAATACATCATTTCTATGCATGTCGATAATGTACGCTGCAAAATACTACGGCGTTGATTCACATGCAATGATCGGTTTTGAAGAAGATAAATTAAAGGAAGCTTTTGGTATACCAGAAGATAAAGTTGTGGTGCTACTGATTTCTCTCGGATACTTTGATGAAAGCAAGACATTGTATCCAAGATTAAAGCGCAACGGGTACGAAAAAATCGTAAAAGTCGTATAG
- the yfcE gene encoding phosphodiesterase translates to MKIGVISDTHGDYASWERAFNYLRDADLIMHAGDVLYHGPRNEIPSGYNPKKLIGALNDCSIPILISRGNCDASVDQMVLNIPIQSSYVFAVVENKRFLVQHGDQITESGIQDLISRYKLDYFITGHTHVPVLRKLDNCIIINPGSTSLSKRDDKLNTIGIIEDNDVYIIDLETGDKLFEIKK, encoded by the coding sequence ATGAAAATCGGAGTTATTAGCGATACCCACGGTGATTATGCATCATGGGAAAGAGCGTTTAATTATTTAAGAGATGCTGATTTAATAATGCATGCAGGTGATGTACTATATCATGGACCTAGGAATGAAATTCCGTCAGGATATAATCCTAAAAAACTTATTGGAGCTTTAAATGATTGTAGCATACCTATTTTAATATCCAGAGGCAACTGTGATGCATCTGTAGATCAAATGGTATTAAATATTCCTATTCAATCGTCATATGTATTTGCAGTAGTAGAAAACAAAAGGTTTTTAGTTCAGCATGGAGATCAGATTACTGAAAGCGGAATACAAGATTTAATTTCCAGATATAAATTAGATTATTTTATAACTGGACATACTCATGTACCTGTATTGAGGAAATTAGATAATTGTATAATTATAAATCCAGGTTCAACATCTTTAAGCAAAAGAGACGATAAATTAAACACGATAGGTATAATTGAAGATAATGATGTCTACATCATAGATTTAGAAACAGGTGACAAATTATTTGAGATTAAAAAATAA
- the queF gene encoding preQ(1) synthase yields the protein MFERDKKELDELSLLGKKDTKYIFDYDPSLLETFPNKHQENDYFVKFNCPEFTSLCPKTGQPDFATIYISYVPDKLMVESKSLKLYLFSFRNHGDFHEDCVNIIMKDLIKLLDPKYIEVWGKFTPRGGISIDPYCNYGRLGTKWADVAEKRLFYHDMYPEKVDNR from the coding sequence TCGCTGCTAGGTAAAAAAGATACTAAGTATATTTTCGATTACGATCCGTCTCTGCTTGAGACATTTCCAAATAAGCATCAAGAAAATGATTATTTCGTTAAGTTTAATTGTCCGGAATTTACAAGCCTTTGCCCTAAAACGGGGCAGCCGGATTTTGCAACTATATATATTTCATATGTACCTGATAAATTAATGGTTGAAAGCAAATCTTTAAAGCTATATTTATTTAGCTTTAGAAATCATGGCGATTTTCACGAGGATTGTGTCAACATAATAATGAAGGATTTGATTAAGCTTTTAGATCCAAAATATATTGAAGTTTGGGGAAAGTTTACGCCTAGAGGTGGAATATCTATTGATCCGTACTGCAATTACGGAAGACTAGGTACAAAGTGGGCTGACGTAGCGGAGAAGAGGCTTTTTTATCATGACATGTATCCGGAAAAGGTGGATAATAGGTAA